From a single Flavobacteriales bacterium genomic region:
- a CDS encoding TIGR01777 family protein, whose translation MKSKRKIILAGGTGTMGKILQQHFAELGYDVVVLSRSPKTKSATGIRHMHWDASSIGPWAKELESAKAVINLAGRSVDCRYTAKNKALILNSRVNATRVLGDAIAACTTPPETWINLSSATVYRHAEDRPQDEFTGELGTDFSPGIVKAWEKEFFCHTLKGVRQVAVRSAIVLSNQGGAWPMYVGITKAGLGGAHGSGNQFVSWIHEEDVKHFFNWIIDTPTVEGIIDLASPNPLPQRAFMEQIRQHTKPIFHINAPVWMLTIGAFFMGTETELILKSRQVIPTKALQLGYIFKHAHIGGAMTQLFTEQLSK comes from the coding sequence ATGAAAAGCAAGAGGAAGATCATCCTTGCAGGTGGTACAGGCACCATGGGCAAGATCCTGCAACAGCATTTTGCTGAACTAGGCTACGACGTGGTCGTGCTGTCGCGAAGCCCGAAGACGAAAAGTGCAACGGGGATACGCCACATGCATTGGGATGCAAGCTCAATTGGCCCCTGGGCAAAGGAACTGGAATCCGCCAAAGCCGTTATCAATTTGGCCGGCCGCAGTGTGGACTGCAGGTATACAGCAAAGAACAAAGCCTTGATCCTGAACAGTCGTGTTAATGCCACCCGCGTATTAGGCGATGCCATAGCCGCATGTACGACCCCGCCCGAAACGTGGATCAACTTGAGCAGCGCCACCGTGTACCGACATGCTGAAGACCGACCACAAGATGAATTCACCGGCGAATTGGGTACGGATTTCAGTCCGGGAATTGTAAAGGCCTGGGAGAAGGAATTCTTCTGTCATACACTAAAAGGCGTGCGCCAAGTCGCGGTGCGCAGTGCGATCGTATTGAGCAACCAAGGCGGAGCGTGGCCCATGTACGTAGGCATAACAAAAGCGGGGTTGGGCGGGGCGCATGGTAGCGGGAACCAATTCGTGAGCTGGATACATGAAGAAGATGTGAAGCATTTTTTCAACTGGATCATAGACACGCCTACTGTGGAAGGCATCATCGATCTTGCATCACCGAACCCTTTGCCACAACGTGCATTCATGGAGCAGATCCGCCAGCATACAAAGCCCATCTTCCATATCAATGCACCGGTTTGGATGTTAACTATCGGTGCCTTCTTTATGGGCACGGAAACCGAGTTGATCCTGAAAAGTCGACAAGTAATTCCGACCAAAGCACTACAACTTGGTTACATCTTCAAGCACGCGCATATCGGTGGCGCAATGACCCAATTGTTCACTGAACAGCTATCAAAATGA
- a CDS encoding ABC transporter ATP-binding protein — MIKLTGIRKSYQMGSNTLEVLKGIDLTIKKGELVSIMGSSGSGKSTLLNIIGILDNLDSGTYLLDGMPIVDLTETRAAQIRSQYIGFVFQSFNLIAFKNAWENVALPLYYQKVSRKIRQEKAYDMLEKVGLRDWAGHMPNELSGGQKQRVAIARALISDPKLILADEPTGALDSTTSSDVMAQLIRVNKELGITVVIVTHEREIANMTDRLIYLKDGLIESHNALIQ, encoded by the coding sequence ATGATCAAGCTCACCGGCATTCGGAAGTCCTACCAGATGGGTAGCAATACCTTGGAGGTTCTCAAAGGCATTGACCTGACAATAAAAAAGGGGGAATTGGTAAGTATCATGGGCAGTTCAGGTTCCGGCAAAAGCACCTTGCTGAACATCATCGGGATCCTGGACAACTTGGACAGTGGCACCTATTTGCTGGACGGAATGCCCATTGTGGATCTTACAGAGACCAGAGCCGCACAGATCCGAAGTCAATATATCGGCTTCGTATTCCAGAGCTTCAATCTTATTGCATTCAAGAACGCTTGGGAGAATGTTGCCTTGCCCCTCTATTACCAGAAAGTGAGCAGAAAGATCAGGCAGGAAAAAGCATATGATATGCTCGAAAAGGTGGGGCTGCGTGATTGGGCTGGGCACATGCCGAATGAGCTTAGTGGTGGTCAAAAACAGCGTGTTGCAATTGCACGTGCGTTGATCAGCGATCCAAAGCTCATCTTAGCGGATGAGCCCACTGGAGCGTTGGATAGCACCACTAGTTCGGATGTTATGGCCCAACTGATCCGCGTGAATAAGGAACTGGGCATTACCGTTGTGATCGTTACCCACGAGCGAGAGATCGCTAATATGACGGATCGCTTGATCTATTTAAAGGACGGTTTGATCGAAAGCCACAACGCGTTGATCCAATAA
- a CDS encoding ABC transporter permease, whose translation MFDRDKWQEIFDTMSKNKLRTVLTGFSVFWGIAVLVLLLGLAAGLGNGFSYNFRNTAMNSISIWGGETSKIYKGLPPNREIQLDMGDIRALKNIVPGVIDVSGEFRLWRGRSQLNYGKNYGNFTIKGIQPNYQALERQVVTSGRFINEVDQNETRKVIVMAQDAVEALFKKEDPIHKWVQVNGIPFEVVGIYKFESEGRGGNNQSSSVFIPLSAAQKVFHADDKVDRIVFSFADASELGSKQAESRAIAVLSGRHQFDPKDDRALYIDNNVENLSMFNEIFGGINWFTIFIGLGTIIAGIVGVSNIMLIVVKDRTREIGIRKALGATPMNVISQVIMEAIFVTGVFGFFGLFFGFMLIEGLATAIPGSEMFRDPEVKLSVAVGALLLLVLAGAIAGWIPARIAANVRPIEALRDE comes from the coding sequence ATGTTCGACCGGGATAAATGGCAAGAGATCTTCGACACGATGAGCAAGAACAAATTGCGCACCGTGTTGACCGGTTTCAGTGTATTCTGGGGTATAGCGGTATTGGTCCTGCTCCTTGGACTGGCTGCCGGACTCGGCAATGGCTTTTCTTACAACTTCCGGAATACGGCGATGAACTCCATCAGTATATGGGGCGGTGAAACGAGCAAGATCTACAAAGGTCTACCACCGAACCGGGAAATACAGTTGGACATGGGCGATATCCGTGCGCTGAAGAACATAGTGCCCGGAGTGATCGATGTAAGCGGTGAATTCCGACTATGGCGTGGACGAAGCCAACTGAATTATGGTAAGAACTATGGCAACTTTACCATTAAGGGAATACAACCCAATTACCAAGCGTTGGAACGTCAGGTGGTTACCAGCGGGCGTTTCATCAATGAAGTGGACCAGAACGAAACACGCAAAGTGATCGTCATGGCACAAGATGCCGTTGAAGCGTTATTCAAGAAAGAAGATCCGATCCACAAATGGGTACAAGTAAATGGCATACCCTTCGAAGTGGTGGGGATCTACAAGTTTGAAAGTGAAGGTCGAGGAGGCAACAACCAAAGCAGTTCAGTTTTCATTCCACTTAGTGCAGCCCAAAAAGTGTTCCATGCGGATGACAAGGTGGATCGTATCGTTTTCAGTTTTGCGGATGCTTCGGAATTGGGATCCAAACAAGCAGAAAGCCGTGCGATCGCGGTTCTCTCTGGTCGGCACCAATTCGACCCGAAGGACGATCGCGCTCTATATATAGACAACAACGTGGAGAACCTGTCCATGTTCAACGAGATCTTCGGCGGTATAAACTGGTTCACGATCTTCATTGGTCTGGGCACCATCATCGCCGGTATCGTTGGTGTAAGCAACATCATGCTGATCGTTGTAAAAGACCGTACACGTGAGATCGGTATCCGAAAAGCATTGGGTGCTACGCCCATGAACGTGATCTCCCAAGTGATCATGGAAGCCATATTCGTAACGGGTGTATTCGGGTTCTTCGGTCTGTTCTTCGGCTTTATGCTGATCGAAGGCCTAGCGACAGCTATTCCCGGAAGTGAGATGTTCCGGGATCCCGAGGTAAAGCTCAGTGTAGCTGTTGGAGCATTACTACTGTTAGTACTTGCTGGGGCCATAGCAGGTTGGATCCCTGCACGCATTGCAGCAAACGTTCGGCCTATTGAGGCCTTAAGAGACGAGTGA
- a CDS encoding ABC transporter permease, with protein MFDSDRWNEIWNTISRNKLRSALTMFGVSWGIFMLMVMLGMGKALERGVQKGFDGWATNSMFLWTQSTSMPYAGFKRGRRFNFNNSDIEAIKANIPKADIVAPRLQLGGWQGANNVTYEGRTGAFNIYGDVPEIIQIQAVEMPRGRFINSKDNHENRKVCVVGPEVVKVLFEGDDPVGHFIKIQGVYFQVIGEYKPKASGDMGENKDANIHIPFLTFQKAFNSMDEVHWFSITGKPGVEVSEIDKEAKALMAKRHKVDPNDVLAFGSWNMQETFGMMNMLFVAIAFISWLVGTLTLVAGVIGISNIMLVNVKERTKEIGIRRSIGASPANIRTQIILEAVSLTFFAGVLGMMAGTLVLEGVVLLDIQSDFFSPPGANITVAAVALLILIVCGLFAGLVPAQRALQIKAVDALRTDK; from the coding sequence ATGTTCGATAGCGACCGTTGGAATGAAATATGGAACACCATCAGCCGGAATAAGCTGAGGAGTGCGCTTACCATGTTCGGCGTGTCCTGGGGGATCTTCATGCTCATGGTGATGTTGGGCATGGGCAAAGCGTTGGAGAGGGGTGTACAAAAAGGATTCGATGGGTGGGCCACCAACAGCATGTTCCTATGGACGCAATCCACTAGTATGCCCTATGCAGGATTCAAGCGCGGTCGCCGATTCAACTTCAACAACAGCGATATAGAAGCGATCAAAGCCAATATCCCAAAAGCCGATATAGTTGCACCCCGCCTGCAGCTTGGTGGCTGGCAGGGTGCCAATAACGTAACCTACGAAGGCCGCACAGGAGCGTTCAACATATACGGTGATGTTCCGGAGATCATACAGATCCAAGCGGTTGAAATGCCCCGTGGCAGATTCATCAATAGCAAGGACAATCACGAGAACAGGAAGGTGTGCGTAGTTGGTCCGGAAGTGGTCAAGGTATTGTTCGAAGGTGATGATCCTGTTGGGCATTTCATTAAGATACAAGGCGTGTATTTTCAAGTGATCGGCGAATACAAACCCAAAGCGAGCGGCGACATGGGTGAGAACAAGGATGCCAATATCCATATCCCCTTCCTCACTTTCCAGAAAGCCTTCAACAGCATGGATGAAGTGCATTGGTTCAGCATAACCGGTAAGCCGGGTGTGGAGGTCTCTGAGATCGATAAAGAAGCAAAAGCACTGATGGCAAAACGCCACAAAGTGGACCCGAACGACGTGCTGGCCTTCGGAAGTTGGAACATGCAGGAGACCTTTGGCATGATGAACATGTTATTCGTTGCCATAGCATTCATAAGTTGGCTGGTCGGTACACTAACATTGGTAGCCGGTGTGATCGGTATAAGCAACATCATGCTCGTGAATGTGAAGGAGCGCACCAAGGAGATAGGTATCCGCAGAAGTATTGGGGCCAGCCCTGCGAATATTCGCACGCAGATCATTCTGGAAGCAGTATCACTCACCTTTTTCGCTGGCGTGCTTGGTATGATGGCCGGCACGTTGGTTTTGGAGGGCGTTGTTCTTCTGGATATCCAAAGCGATTTTTTCTCACCACCTGGTGCTAACATTACCGTTGCAGCAGTGGCTTTATTGATCTTGATCGTATGCGGACTTTTCGCTGGGCTTGTGCCTGCGCAACGCGCACTACAGATCAAAGCCGTGGATGCCCTAAGAACAGATAAGTAA
- a CDS encoding efflux RND transporter periplasmic adaptor subunit has product MKRKIFLIFLALSFIGMMGWLISKEMTPPEVYEIVKPEKRTIQKKTVANGSVVPRFEIMIKPTVSGIITELMVEAGDVVKKGDVLAKIQIVPDMISLSSSESRVRQARISVENAQLNFDRNKPLFDKGVIAQAEMDQFRLALNNAQEDQRGAEDNLSVVREGISKSSGSSSNTLVRSTIDGMVLDVPVEKGNSVIERNNFNEGTTIASVADMKDLIFEGNLDESEVGKVRLGMPIVLTIGAIDDAKWDAEVEYIAPKGVEEEGAIQFKIKAAVKLHEGQTLRAGYSANADIVLQERDSVLSIPESVIDFNEEGDSAFVEVKAGEGWSRTYVKTGLSDGIHIEVLDGVTDSTELKGAVIMKEEEKEKKDGH; this is encoded by the coding sequence ATGAAACGAAAGATCTTTTTGATATTCCTCGCACTATCGTTCATCGGCATGATGGGCTGGTTGATCAGTAAGGAAATGACACCACCGGAAGTGTATGAGATCGTGAAGCCGGAGAAACGCACGATCCAGAAAAAAACCGTAGCCAATGGCAGTGTTGTTCCACGGTTCGAGATCATGATAAAACCCACCGTAAGCGGTATCATTACGGAATTAATGGTAGAAGCTGGGGATGTTGTGAAGAAAGGCGATGTGCTGGCCAAGATCCAGATCGTACCGGACATGATCTCGCTCAGCTCATCCGAAAGTCGCGTGCGGCAAGCCCGGATCAGCGTTGAGAATGCGCAGCTAAATTTCGATCGCAACAAACCGTTGTTCGACAAAGGCGTTATCGCACAAGCAGAAATGGACCAGTTCCGTCTGGCACTGAACAATGCGCAGGAAGATCAACGTGGCGCGGAAGACAATCTGAGCGTGGTGCGTGAAGGCATTAGCAAAAGCAGTGGCAGCAGCAGCAACACATTGGTGCGAAGTACCATTGATGGAATGGTATTGGATGTGCCCGTGGAAAAAGGCAACAGTGTGATCGAACGGAACAACTTCAACGAAGGCACCACGATCGCATCGGTAGCTGATATGAAGGACTTGATATTCGAGGGCAATCTGGATGAAAGTGAAGTAGGCAAGGTGCGTTTGGGTATGCCGATCGTGTTGACCATTGGTGCGATCGATGATGCGAAGTGGGATGCCGAGGTGGAATACATCGCCCCGAAAGGAGTGGAAGAAGAAGGCGCGATCCAATTCAAGATCAAAGCCGCTGTGAAACTGCATGAAGGCCAAACGCTGCGAGCAGGATATAGTGCCAATGCCGATATCGTGCTTCAAGAGCGCGACAGCGTGCTGAGCATTCCAGAGTCGGTGATCGACTTCAACGAGGAAGGCGACAGTGCATTCGTAGAAGTTAAAGCAGGCGAAGGCTGGAGCCGTACCTATGTAAAGACAGGCTTAAGTGACGGCATCCACATTGAAGTACTTGATGGTGTAACGGACAGCACCGAATTGAAAGGGGCGGTGATCATGAAAGAGGAAGAGAAGGAGAAGAAAGATGGGCATTGA